The sequence gtcttttgaaatatgtcatgaatgactccaagtaatatctctaatatgagcaaatgcacagtggaagatttctttcatatctgagaataaacatgctttaaagtgtcaaccaaaaggttggtgagttcattagtttaacataaataatcatttccatcattttaatagaccacatgattttcatttctcataaatgtacgtcccatgcatagagacaaaaatcattcatatggattgaacacctggtaaccgacattaacaagatgcatataagaatatcccctatcattccgggaaatccttcagacatgatataaaaactcgaagtactaaagcatccggtactttggatggggttcgtcgggcccatagatctatctttaggattcgcgtcaattaggcgtgcactaattctcaaaattagttatgttccctaattcttaggctaccaagctaaaaggggcatattcggcttcgatcattcaaccatataatgtagtttcgattacttgtgtctatttcgtaaaatatttataaaagcagcgcatgtattctcagtcccaaaaatatatattgcaaaagcatttaaaaagggagcaaatgaaactcacctaatgtattttgtagtaaaaatacatatgactaaattgaacaacggaacaatgcagggttggcctcggattcacgaaccaatatcatttgtatatttattaatatacatagttgtaatcgaataaatatatatataatttaatagttatattctttttatattaataatatataatatatatatatatgtttcatatattcattttgtacataaaaatattaaattttgttatgttatatgtattaaacatatttttatataaatatcatttatttgttaaagtagtattttaagataatattttaagtgatatctataataataatgatagtactaatattaatgataatagtattaatgattctataaatgataatattaatgatagtttttataataaatctcataataatgataataatagtagtttctaataaagtgaataatttaatagcaatggtaatgaaaataataatttttaataataatacctaatacttaacgataataataattattataaccatcttattactagtgataatcttaatagtaatacttttgttaataaaaattctaaatgttactaatactaatattaatgataattaatgtttctaatatttataaagatagttataatatttgtaatactaataacatcaataataataataataactataatcctaattgtaattatgaTACTTTTACTAATGTTAACGAATTTGATAATTCTCTTTatttgattaaaataatgatatttctaaatattaggagtaataataattatgattatattaataataataacgataataataataataatattagttatgttaaggataataatataaattacatttatattagtgataataacacaacaatattattataataaataatattaacaataatataataataataataatgttactaataataatacttatcataataataataataataataataataatattattattattattaatattaattataataataatattaattataataataataaaggagatAATAACTACTTCAataagtctttaaaaaaaatggCAGCTACaacactcgaacccgagacctctaggtaTCCGACACGATCCCATAACCATTGAACCATTACTGCATATCTGTTTTAATCCCAATCTCATTTATATTTAACCATTAACACATTTGTTCATCTTCTTCACTATCTGAACGACTCGATCCGTAATCCAGGATCATAATAGCAAAcccaaaaaaaaatgttttaatttATTAAACGGAACAGAAGCAaattattgtaattgttattgattaacaacagaaaaaaaaaaaataaacaactcAAATAATTTGCAACCGTCGCTGTAAAAAATTTGGAACTCAAACTCTTATTTCGAAATCTTGACATTTATAGAAGATGAATTCTAAACGAAATAGATAGGAAACTTCTTCTAAAAACTTTCTCAATCAACAATTTCCTCAGAAACTGTAAAACGAATTCGAATTCTTGGATGAACACatggtttgactttttgaatttgaatgtttgactctaaaattcgtgaTTGATATTAGAAATTGGGTTTTGAAATTTTGAAGATACCTTACACATGGGATTCCTAACAGaattgctttattaatttttaaaatttcatTTGGGATCGAGTACTTGATTGAATGAACAAAGAACGGGGCTTATCACCATATTTCTGGGTTTTCTCTGATTAATTTGAATCAAGCAAGAGCTGTTATTGATATTTGTAATTTGTACTAGATAATGTGAGTCGGAATTTTATCAATTGACAACTGGATTGGATTTTTATATAACCCAATTGAATTCGATAGTGGGAACCTATCGTACAAAAAAAGAAATATAAACAAAATAAAGTCTGACAATCGATAGCTACAGATTTGGATTCTATCATGTAATTCCACACTGATTGGTACGACTAaataaacagaaagaaaaaaatcaCCTACCGTTTTGAGAACGTTTGTAAAAGCAGCATACAATTTCCTGTGTTCATATGTATATGATTAACGGTATATATACACTGTATAAGTACacgtatatgtatttatgtatatttgtATTTGTACAAGTGTATATCGATTATCTCTATCTGTatctgtatattatatatataaagaaaacataataatattaattatacatatatcaatttttaatattaataatggaactaataataatagtaataatgataatatataatcttaatactaaaaaaaatgataatagtaacaaaaatgataataataataataatatttttagtgataataataataaattgtattgttttctaataattataatgataatgataataataataataataatggttcttaatgacaaaacataataatattactagaaaTCACAAATTACATATTTCAATTTTTAtacctatatattatatattaaattattattaactaTACAGATATCAATTCTAATAATATAATAAAAGTAATACTTGATATAACcaattatgcttatcaaatctcatatttatatattatatattaagttaataatacaaagatcaatattaataatgaaagtatgtatattaataaaatatttattttaacttgtaattaaatatattaatattataagttattAATCATGTaacatttaatacatatatatatatatatatatatatatatatatatatatatatatatattaacgtaaATTGAATActgaatatttatattttataatataataataattatttataaaattcatatatatagattcataataatatcctatatatacttttatatattcatatatcagtAACCTAAGTATTCTATTTATTATCttatatttttaattccaattgattaagtgtaccttattaattcaatttattatatatatatatatatatatatatatatatatatatatatatatatatatatatatatatattatttatttatttatttatatttatatatatacataattatatatttatttacacatatttgttcgtgaatcgtccggagtagtcaaaggttaactgaatcatgtaaacagttaaaaaaaatttgagactcggtttaatagactttgcttatcgtgtcgaaatcatataagattaagtttaaatttggtcggaaattcccgggtcatcacagtaacaggcagtacttactgcttctgcccagaatgatttttccaagcttgcagttgccaacatcgcccttgttctatctaacaaggttctgttcatccgctctgccactccattttgttgaggagtgtatgccgtcgtgaactgccttttgataccttcttgtttgcagaacttattAAATTCATCACctgtgtattctcctccattattcatccttaaacacttgatctttttaccataTTCAAGTTCAAcacgcgctttgtaaactttgaaaacttcaaacacatctgccttcctcttgattgggtacacccaacatctcctagtgtaatcatcaataaatgatacaaaatactttgctcctcctagggattgaactggtgcttgccacacatcagagtgaaccaattctagaaccaatttacttctagaatttaatgtgttaaacttcaggcgattatgcttgctgattacacaatgctcacagaaaggtagcaatacctttgtaagaccagtaataagatttctttcaacaagaatcttcataccttgttcagacatgtttccaagcttttgatgccatgttatagcagctttatcacttgaactattcgaagcaatgGATGCTTCCACTTCccgtaccgtctcgcctttcagaatgtatagaTTAGCActcaccttttctcctttcataagtacaactgcgcctttcatgattttcatgatcttgtcttgtatttccatcttacaaccaagatcatccaattgtcctaaagataataagttcttcttcaaaccctccacatgtcgtacaccttgaatagtacgaattGTACCATCGTGCATattcagaatgatatctccaattccaatgatctttagtttgTGATCactgcaactgtatacagatcctcctgagatacgttcatattgtttgaaccattctcttctaggggtcatgtgaaaagtagcccctgagtcaaataaccagacatcaacaaatgcctttctgccttcatttgctaccactgcttcACTAATCAAAGCAGTCCCATCTTCTGAAATGCTTGCGATATTTCCTTGAGGAttagagttatttaaactccgacaatccttcttcagatGACCTTttttgccacaattgtagcatgtataggtcttcttctttttagacttcggtttaccatgaatgtgactcccacttgggccacgttccgttgatctccctcctgacaccaccAAGACCTCtacttgtcgtgaaccggcctgtttgtcctccttgttattgcgccaattttcttcttctagaatagcagccgcaacttcatcatagactagatattCCGAGAggacattattggttaagttaataatgagttgatcatacgagtcaggtagactctgaagtaaaagttcagcacgttcttttggctttatattgcaacttaatgaagcgagttgagaaatggagtattcaaagaattaatgtgctcattaattGAAGTATATTCATTTAttcgtagcgcataaagtttcctcttaaggaatatcttgttgtggagtgatttggtctcgtacaattttacgaagtgatcccaaatctctttcgccgtcttcttttcttctatgctagacaaaacgccatctgctagtgctagatgaagatttgcgatagcctggccgtccatctcttcccatttttcatcagtgacttcggcggaacgtccactgatggccgccaaacacttatcctttctcagaaTAGCTTTCATCTTTAATTTCCATAACGAGAAATTACTCCCGTTAAATTTTTCAATTTCGAATTTggtagacattgctataatcacaatcttcttttcgacaatactatatttctgagaaatagtacccgggaacttttatcgagtgaaattaatcttacttattttctgatgtggacgatccactcccgtggcaaccacagagcatacgagaagtagattaatacacacaagatattagaccttagctctgataccacttgttgagaaaagcgacaccgaattatagcaaaccgctagtaataaatgaaatagcgacaataaagagacaccgagatttaacgtggaaaaccccaatatggtaaaaaccacgggcaaggaaagaaaacgtttcactaataagaataataggaattacacttctctctaattacaaggataaacattaatctttatatctcttgtaattaggagattactcacaaactctctatttaaCTCTTTTAGTACATGAAAGAAAGAAATGATTTTGGGATGTATAAATGAGCTTACATGTTGCTCTATTTATACTAATTCAAGATGGCTAAATGGTAAATATTTAGTAGACAATTTGGTAGGTATAGTATGCCAAGTTTTACCAAGTCTTATACCACAATATGCATGTGTGTGTTTTACTATAGAACTCACCAACCAAGGCCACCATATTTGACAATTATTACTATATTAAATATtagattataaattattaatattattattatttattattttattacatCACGATATATATATTGTCAACAACTAGAAAAAACTTGGACCGCgcattgctgcggttgtattcaatgcgcggtcgaatttggatatatgttgtttggtacataatatatctagtaggttgggttgtttgttggacatgtatgtatatttatgaaatacagcccgaaatatttagttttttttaacgatatccatttcgcgtatagttagtctcattgtgttcgtaaaattatttcgagttgaacggtggtctcggaaaaatttaactcgcaccgagcgacaatatagggcccgttatttagtgttttttaacgatgtctgtttcgcgtatagttagtcgcgttgtgttcatcagatttttttgagttgaacggtggtctcgaaaaaatttaactcgcaccgagatagggcccgttaaaattgCGGGTGGAGttggtttattttattttaataaaattatataattacgctttcaacccctgaaaaagtgtaaactcgagggtccgattgtagtgtgaacgcaaactcaaaacgacgatTTGATATAACTGAAACTACGAATCTAGCCACGTGTTTTAGTATGTAGGACGTGTTTTAGTATGTAGGGGTAATATTTCACAAGAATTATTGTTAGCTACAATTGTCACAAGGAGAATCACTAAAAAAGTAAAAAGTGAGGTGTAAGTAGTACATGTACCTTAATGATAAACTCTATAGTTGCGAATAGATAATTTGTTGCCCTTAGGTTTTCTTCATATGTTGTCGAACCTCTAACTAGGGTCGATGCACCTTCAGAGGTAGAAATTGTTGATGTTAAAGGATAGGGATGAATTGGCTTAGCACCCATAATGCCAATGTCTTTCAATCATAAGAATGTTCATCTTAGGCCCCAAGATATGATCCTCTATAGTGAGACAGATAAAAACTTTAGCAAAAAGCCTTtgataaaaaaatttaaataaattgttgttttctttttctttttttttttctttaaaaaaaaaattcctttctTTTCTGTATCTATTAGAAATCTTGAAAATAAAGGACAAGGGCATATAACATTGTTATATCTAATCAACTCATTTTAAGTCACTCGTTCTTATAATTTTGATAATGGAAATGGAATTGTTATTAAGAGCAATAAAAGACTACTAACCTTTTAGCGCCGTTGTAAGTTTTCGTAACAGTTTATCACGACGACATAACTATGTTGTAAGTTTTCCTAACAGTTTATCACAACGACATAACTATGTCGTTGAAACATTTAATAGCAAAGATGTTGATATACATATGATGATAAAAATCACATAATCAATTATGATTATGGCATAGAGCATGGAATAATCAATAACTAGCAGAGTTTTTTTTCCCCGCCAACTACAAATGTGTGTTATAATCCGTAAACGTTCTCAATCCCTTATTTCATTTCTCAGTCATAATGCTAATAATGTTAATTGCAGGCTATAACCATTATGCAAATCTGTTACCATGTGAGATACATCCTATGCCATTAATAATAGAACAGTATGCAGCAAGCGGACCACAAGTGTGCTGAACACTTTTAGCTAACAATACAAAGCCATTATGTTACTATGATTATGGTTCATGTACTAATTTCACAGTCCCTCCTTACGAAGATAAACATGTACAGATAAACAGATTATTTTCAGCATGTTATGCTTAAAAAGTTTAGCATAGTGAACAGTTACAGGCCAGCAGGCTAATTCATACAGTAAGTTTAATTTGTTCCCTATCAATCAAACTTTAAATCGTGTGAGACGTTAGTTGGATGAAGTTCCCAGAATATGCAAATTTCTGTAAGATGGAAGAGTATGGATCGAAGATTCGGTTAAGTGTTGCAGCCAAACGGACCCCACCTTGAGCAAGCCTCATCTCTACAATTGGGAGACGCGAGAGGAAATACTCGTCTAACACACATTGAGAAAAACTAATTAGGCGGTATAACCAAGATAATAGCCATTATTTCTGAAATTATTATTACTTAAACAATTTAAGTCTCGCGTCAGATGGTTGTAGTGTCAAACAATATACAAATATAGGTGTGTTACACTGTTGCTAAAAAGTGGAGGTGTTTCTGAAGAAAATTTCATGGAAAGCTTAATAATTAcatgtgtttaaaaaaaatattaaaaaaaaaaaaaaaacaatccatGAAAACCTTAAAAGTAGAGAATGTGAAACCCACTTTACCAATTTATAGCtacactttaaaaaaaaaaaacaatccatGAAAAGCTTAAAAATAGAAAATGTGAAACCCACTTTACCAATTTATAGCTacacttttaaaaaaaaatctatTATTGGCTGGTAAAAACACCAAAATATCTTTTATGGTACCTTTATAAAAGAAAATTGGATTTGTAGTTATGTTTTCTAATTTAAAAGATGGAAAACATTTATTGCAAGTTCAAAATGGTCACTTGTTTTCTTAAGATAAAATGGAGATAGAATTAAAGAGAAAACTTTGCAACTAAAGCACcgctttttcattttttttataactCCTGTTTGTGGATCCCATCTTCATTTTTCCACCAAATTTAGTTATATTCAAATTCAAAACATAAGAGTCAAATCTTTAATAGTCCACACATCATGTAAATGGGTTCCACAACTGAATTGGGAAGCAGGTGACATGGCTAAAACATATAGATGTTATTCTGAAAGTATTTTTGTACATTAAAAATGATTTGCAGTCCTACAAATGGTAAGACTGGCAACAACCCATTTACTAATTTATGGGTCGATTCAGATTATGTGTTGTCTCAAAACAGTCAAACGGGTAAACTAAAGAAAATTAGACTGGACAAGAAAGTCTAAAGAACCTCGTAAGTCATCCATAAGCGTTGTTTAAATTAAGATGCATAAAACCTctgtaattattattttttaagtaAGTAGTTCATTTTTGAAAACTAGAATACTATTCGAAAAGTAAGATTATAAAAattaagtctttcaaaaccaaAGGGGACCAACCcgtagaaaaaatatatataaaaaaatctacGCTTTTTACACATTACCCAGTCTGCCTAATTTGCCACCTTCAGTATGGAATTGCACCGTTTTGTATAATATATTAAGTAAGGTATACTTATAAAAAATAGTACTGATTTTATGTTGTATATATTAAAGTCGGAATGAGCAATTACTCAATTTATTACCTCCTAAAGTGCTTCCTGGTGTAGCATTTCTGTAAGCGTAATTGCATGAACACTTGATGCTTTCAGAAGCCCACCTGAAAGAAATCACCACTTAATTTACATTCCTAATGCCGTAACATGGATAATTGCATTATTTGACTTGGCATATAATTCAAGGAAAATACTAAAACGCACTTTAGAGAAAACAAAATATACAAATTTTCAGGAAGAAAACCAATAGAGTAATAATTAActgtaaaaaaaaaagtaaaaagtaaaaaatgtACACGTACGGGTCCGGACAAACTTCTTCACCGGATGTACAATTTGCCCAAGACGAGATGTCATTGCTCCAAGTATCCTAATTCCAATCCCAAGTAAAAACAgaagaaaaatatatgtgaaaaCTGTTAAGGACACACCGTTGAAAATGTTTCAAGTATCATTTAAATTTAATTACTAGTTTTATAAAGAGAAGCGGTTGTGTAATtagtaatttttaatataacaTGCGTTGAAGAAAAACAAGATGAAATCATACTGTAATATTCTTCTCAATTGCtgatatcattacatcaatatctTTGTCATAGAATTCCTTCATGGCAGATTCTATTATATCACTATCCCAtacctgaaataataataataatattcaaaaatcataAACTCCACTACTTCACATTTTCGACCCAACATTTTCTAGTGATTGTTTTTGTGATCGGCTTACTAAAAATTCTCATCACAAAATATTATCTGCATTGATGACATAATTAGATTTTAAGTCTTTCGATTGAAAAGTTTTTCGATTTTAGGTTATCAATATATATGAGAAAATATATAAATCCAAGAATTTGACAAAAAGTCACTTACATGGTGCAAATTGGTCTTCCTCTTGTACCACCGTACTGTTATCGTGTTTCCACCTTCATCGGAAGTAAAGCTAACATGCAGAGGCTGTAGATGAAACACAAAAGATTTTAACTAAACATTTCACACTAAAGATTCAATGTGATTGTAGGTTAAATATATAAATCACCCGTCCAGAAAGGCAAATATCATATCAGTACATATCAAGATTTTGCAGCTTTCATTAACAGACCAAGTACTATGCTTGGGTTCAAACTAGATTTGAAAAGGTAAAATTTTACTTTATGTGAGTTTCTAAAAGTCATTGCAATATGCAGCCAAGAAACATGTACGAACCTGATGCACGTCCCCAATATAATGAGACAGGAACATAAGGGCTTCAGTCAGGTTGTCTGTATTTGAAATCTATAAGTTCCCagtagaattaaaaaaaaaaaaaaaaaaaaaaaaaaaaaagataggaaGACAATTGGTACTTACATTGAGAAGCTGAATTAGAGGCATTATACGTGACAAGTTGCTCCGTGTAATTGTAAATTGCTCCAGTAACGCACCTATCTTTCACTCCAGATGAGTCATGACAGTCCCCTAAGACATTGTGTTATTCAGTCATAATCAAATAttatacatacacaatacacctcaTAATCGCACATAGAGCACATCATCAAACCAACTGAAAACATAAAGCATAAATGGGTTGGGTAACAGGTTAAGATGGCTTGTTCTAAATGGGCCCAGTTACCAACGGCACCTTTTAATAAAAATCAAATGGGTTGTATGCATTGGATTTACATTTTGGGCAAGTTTTTCCATTGGTATTTGGTTAAACGTATAGTAAACATTGTGTTCTGTTTCTGTTTTTGTTGACTGAAGGAAATTTAATAGACCAAATGGAAATTACTGGAGATTACATAACTTACTGCAGTAATTGTAATTACACCTGAAATCAGGGGTATCCACATAGTGTAACTCACTGGTCCAGCGCCACTTGTTCATCCACTTAATATTATCAGCCCATGAACAGTACGAAGCTAAATCACCTTCAGCGGTTTCTGGGAGCAATTCTTTCACCACCTTTAAAGCCTCTTCACTAAGAAACAACTAATATCGTAAAACACAATTAGATCAATGATCCTATGTGCAATGTGTACTTATTACAAGCATGTTAGACCGTAGTTTCAAAGAAAGCCAAAAAGGCAAGAACAGGTTATAAACTTATAGTTGCATATCCATTATCAAGTTCCCTATCAACAAAGctggcaatttcgacccatttacttaTGCATAAGTAGAATCCGGCTCTATACCATCTATACCAGATCAAACGGGTAAAATTCTAAATATTTAATTGGGAGTGATACCGAAACAGGTCATTATGATCAAAATTCGCCTATAGTGTATAAAGTTACCCATTAAGCTACCCAACCTGCCTATCAAGAAATGATTATTCTGATGCATATGTCCAATCAAGATGTTATATTGTTTTTATtatcaacaataattaataatcacgTATAAATAAAAAGTTTCTGCCCATTCATGAGCATCCATTCAAATGATTCAAGACTTAAATGAATTTTATAATAAAATTACCTGAGCAATTTTACAAGTAGCATAGTGTCCTTCTTTACCCCATCCTAAACTTCCAGGAATTAATAGCAATAAGACGGCAAATGTTCCTTTGATCCACCACAACTTGAAACCACTCATTTTTACTAGTTATACAaattaagaaaaaaaaaaatgaacaatCAAATTAGATCAATTAGGAAGATAG comes from Rutidosis leptorrhynchoides isolate AG116_Rl617_1_P2 chromosome 4, CSIRO_AGI_Rlap_v1, whole genome shotgun sequence and encodes:
- the LOC139843469 gene encoding endonuclease 4-like, producing the protein MSGFKLWWIKGTFAVLLLLIPGSLGWGKEGHYATCKIAQLFLSEEALKVVKELLPETAEGDLASYCSWADNIKWMNKWRWTSELHYVDTPDFRCNYNYCRDCHDSSGVKDRCVTGAIYNYTEQLVTYNASNSASQYNLTEALMFLSHYIGDVHQPLHVSFTSDEGGNTITVRWYKRKTNLHHVWDSDIIESAMKEFYDKDIDVMISAIEKNITDTWSNDISSWANCTSGEEVCPDPWASESIKCSCNYAYRNATPGSTLGDEYFLSRLPIVEMRLAQGGVRLAATLNRIFDPYSSILQKFAYSGNFIQLTSHTI